The nucleotide sequence CAGGAGCTCCACATCTATGACTGCCACAGCCAGGACAACCAGCGGTTCCTCTTCACGCCGGAAGGCGAGCTGCGCGCGTTCGGTGGCTCGTGGTGCGTCCAGCCGGAGACCTCCAGCTCCGGGGCCCGGGCCGTCATCGCCGCCTGCAATGGAACGGCGAACCAGCGGTGGGTCCGCAACACCGCCGGCGCGGTGATCCACACGGCGACCTCGCTGTGCCTGGACGTGTCCGGTCAGGCCACCGCCAACAGCTCGAAGGTCATCGTCTGGACCTGCAACGCGCAGACGAACCAGCAGTGGTCGCTGCCGGCCGACACCCAGGCGCCCACCGTGCCCACCGGGCTCGCGCTGTCCAACGTGACGTGCAACTCGGCCACGCTGTCCTGGTCGCCGTCCACGGACAACCAGGGTGTCGCCTTCTACGACGTCTACCATGACGGCCAGCTGATGAAGTCCGTCTCCGGCGCCACGGTGTCCACCGGGCTGACCGTGGTCCCCGGCGTGACCTGGGGCCTGTATGTGAATGCGCGGGACGCGGTGGGCAATGTCTCCCAGGGCAGCGCCACGCTCTCCATCACCCCGCCGCAATGCCAGGCGGACACCCAGGCTCCCAGCATCCCGACCGGCGTCACCGCCGCCGCGTCCGGCACCAGCGTGACGGTGAACTGGACCGCGTCCACCGACAACGTGGGCGTGCGCGCGTATGACGTGTTCCGGGGAGGCGTGCAGATTGGCTCGGTGGCCGGCTCTCCGCCGGGGACGACCTTCGTCGACAGCGGCCTGTCCGCGAACACGGCCTACACCTACGCCGTGCTCGCCCGCGACGCCCAGGCCAATGCGTCCGCCCAGAGCGCGTCCGTGACGGTCACCACCGGCCAGGCCTGCGCGAACGCCGTCTGCTCCGTCATCCAGGTCGCCACCGACACGGACATCCCGTGGGGCCTGGTGAACCTGCCGGACGGCACGGTGCTCTACGGCCGCCGCGACGCGCAGAACATCGTTCGCCTGGACCCGGCGACGGGACAGAAGACGTCCGTGGGCACCGTCCCCAACGTGCAGAGCACCGACGGCGAGGGCGGCCTGATGGGGCTGGCGCTTTCCCCCAACTTCTCCACCGACCGCTGGCTGTACGTGATGCACACCTCCCCCACCGACAACCGCATCGTGCGGCTGCGGTATGAGAACGGCGCCCTCAACACCGCGTCGCTCCAGGTGCTGCTCCAGGGCATTGGCCGCAACAAGTTCCACAACGGAGGGCGGCTGCGCTTTGGCCCGGACGGGAAGCTCTACGCGTCCACGGGGGATGCCCAGAACGGCGCCTACGCGCAGGACCTCAACAACCTGGCCGGCAAGGTGCTGCGCCTCAACGCGGACGGCACCGTCCCGTCCGACAACCCCTTCGGCAACTATGTGTGGAGCTACGGCCACCGCAACCCGCAGGGACTGGCGTTCGACTCGCAGGGCCGGCTGTGGGAGCAGGAGTTCGGCAACTCCGTGATGGACGAGACCAACCTCATCCAGAAGGGCGGCAACTACGGCTGGCCCAACTGCGAGGGCACGGTGTCCCAGGGCGGTTCGGGCTGCGCGACGGCCGGGTACATCGCGCCGAAGCAGACCTACCCCACGGCGGACGGTTCGTGCTCCGGCATCGCGGTGGTGCGCGACGTCCTCTACGTGGCCTGCGCCCGCGGCACGCGCCTCTACCGCGAGGTCATCAGCGGCACCAACCTGACCAACGTGCAGCAGTTCTTCGTCGGCACCTACGGCCGGCTGCGCACCGTGGAGCCGACTCCGGACGGCAACCTCTGGATGACCACCACCAACCAGGGTGACAAGGACAGCATCCCCGACAACAGCAACGAGCGGATCTTCCGCGTCGTGCTGGGTCAGTAGCGAGCAGGGCACCGCCGCGCCGTGACGAGGGCACAGCTCGTCACGGCGCTCAGTACCGCTCGGGGATGAAGTTCCGCCCCTTGAGCGAAGCGCCGTCGTCGTACTCGCCCTGCTTGGAGCGCGGGGGCAGCTTCACCTTGGCGCGCTTCACCTTCTCGTACGGAATCTTCTCCAGCAGAAAGCGGATGCAGTTGAGCCGCGCCTTCTTCTTGTTGTCGGACCGCAGGATGTGCCAGGGCGCGAAGGGCGTGTCCGTCGCGGCCAGCATCTGGTCCCTCGCCTTGGAGTAGTCGTACCAGCGCTTCCAGGACTTGATGTCCATGGGGCTGAGCTTCCACTGCCGCAGGGGGTCGTCGATCCGCGCCGCGAACCGCCGCGCCTGTTCCTCCTTGCCGACCTCCAGCCAGATCTTCAGCAGGAGGATTCCGCTGTCGACCATGTACTGCTCGAAGACAGGGCAGCCCATCAGGAAGCGCTCGTGCTCTTCAGGCGTGCAGAAGCCCATCACGGGCTCGACGCCGGCCCGGTTGTACCAGCTGCGGTCGAAGATCACGATCTCGCCCCCGGCCGGGAAATGCGGCACGTACCGCTGCAGGTACATCTGGGTCTTCTCCCGGCTCGAAGGCGCCGGGAGCGCCACCACGCGAAACACCCGGGGACTCACCCGTTCGGTGATGGCGCGAATCGTTCCGCCCTTCCCCGCCGCATCCCTGCCTTCGAACACCACGATGACCCGCATCTGCGTTTGCTGGACCCATTCCTGAAGCTGGCATAGCTGGGATTGGAGCTTGCGGAGCTCCTTGGTATAGGCCTTGCGCTTCAGGGGCTCTTTTGGGGTGTCCTGTGCCATGGACATAGGGTTGTGCGGCCCCCGGGCACGCGCAATGTCAGACGTGCGCACGGTACGGCGGATGACAGCCACGCCGCCCCCGGGTCCGTGTCTGGCATGAACCGGTAGACATCGAGGACTGCCCCCTGGGGCATTCGCCCGGCTCGTACTTCCGCGCGCATCCCCCCGTGCGGATTCTGCCCACCCATCGAGGTGTCGCGAATGCGGGGGACGGCCAGCGCCATGCAGGGGATGAAGCCGGGACTCGCACCCTTCGTCGGCACCGTGCCGCTGCTCGGCGTCCTCGCCGCGCTCTCCGGATGCGCGGTCGGCCCCGACTTCAAGAAGCCCGAGGCCGCGGTCGCGAAGGAGTGGCGCACCCAGGGCGACCCGCGCCTGTCGACACAGGCCGCGGTCGACACCCAATGGTGGAAGTCGTTTGGCGATCCCTCGCTGGACCGGCTCGTCGAGCTCGCCGCCAGGCAGAACCTGCCGCTGCAGATTTCGGGGCTGCGAATCGTCGAGGCGCGCGCCCAGCTGGCCATCCTCACCGGCCGGCAGTATCCGCAGGTCCAGGCCCTCTCCGCCAGCGGCGCCGCGGTGGGGCGCAGTGAGAACTCCGCCGCGGCCAACCCCATCAACTTGCAGAACCTGGGCTCCATCGACCGTCACTTCCTGGAGTACCAGCTGGGCTTCGACGCGCTGTGGGAGGTGGACTTCTGGGGCAAGTACCGGCGGGGCGTGGAGGCGGGGGCCGCGGGCCTGCTCGGGTCGGTGGCGGACTACCAGTCCTCGCTCGTCTCGCTCACCGCGGAGGTCGCGCGCACCTATGTCCTGGTCCGCACGTACGAGGTGCTCATCGAACAGGCGCGGGAGAACGTGCGGATCCAGGAGGAGGGTTACCGGATCGCCGAGTCGCGCTTCAGCAACGGCGTCACCTCGGAGCTGGATGTGACGCAGGCCTCAACCCTGCTGGAGAGCACCCGGGCCACCATCCCCCAGCTGGAAGCCGGACTGGAGCAGGCTCGCAACGCCATGAGCACGCTCCTGGGCCAGCCCACGGGCGAGGTGGAGGCGCTGCTCGCGGGCCCCAAGCAGATTCCGGTGGCGCCCGCGACAGTGGCCCTCGGCATGCCGGCTGAAATCCTGCGGCGACGCCCGGATGTCCGCAGCGCTGAGTTGTATGCCGCCGCGCAGTGCGCCCGGATCGGCATCGCCGAGGCGGAGCTCTACCCGAGCTTCTCCCTCTTCGGGTCAGTCGGGCTCCAGGCGAGCACCAGCGCCGCGGCCTCCGGCAATCTCTTCTCCCTGGGCAGCCTCTTCTATTCCGTGGGCCCCCGGATCGTCTTTCCCTTCCTGAACTACGGCCGCCTGAAGAACGGGGTGCGGGTCGAGGACGCGCGGTTCCAGCAATTGCTCGTCAACTACCGCCACACGGTGCTCAAGGCGGCCCAGGAGGTGGCGGACGCCCTGACGGGGTTCATCCACGCCCAGCAGGCCATGACCTTCCAGCAGGCCGCGGTGAAGTCCGCGCAGCGGTCGGTGGAGCTCGCGTTGGTGCAGTACCGCGAAGGCGCCGTGGATTATCAGCGCGTGCTGGACGCGCAACGGTCGCTCCTGGAACAGCAGAACAACCTGGCCCAGACGAGCTCCTCCATCGCCACGAACCTGGTCGCCCTCTACAAGGCGCTGGGCGGAGGCTGGGAGGTCCGCCGCGACCAGCCCATCGTGCCAGAGCCGATGCAGGCGGAGATGGAGCAGCGGACCCACTGGGGCGACATGCTGTCCAAGCCGCGGACGCAAGAAACCAAGACGGTCTCGCAACCCGTCAAGCCATAGAGAGTCCGCCATGCCCTGGAAGCCGAAAGGGAAATACAAGTGGGTCATTGGGCTGGTCGCCCTCGCGATCATCGCGTTCATCGGCTTCAAGTATTGGAAGGGGAAGAAATCCGCGCTGCCGGAGGGCATCGTCTCGGGCAACGGTCGCATCGAGTCGAAGCTGGCGGATGTCTCCGCGAAGGAGCCCCTGCGGGTGCGGGAGGTCCTCGTCAACGAAGGTGACCTCGTCAAGCCGGGTCAGGTGCTGGTGCGCCTGGACACCACCACGCTGGAGTCCAGCCTGGCGGAGGCCAACGCGAACGTCGCGGCCACGCAGGAGAAGCTGGCGGTGGCCGAGGCGGGCATCGTCAAGCAGAAGAGTGAGATTCAGCTCGCCACCATCGAGGCCGAGCGCTCCCGGAGGCTGGTGGCGCAAGGCGCCGGCTCGCAGCGGGACGTGGACGTCCGGGCGAGCCAGTTGGAGACCACCCGGGCCAGCCTGGCGGAAGCCGAGGCCACGCTGAAGACCTCGCGGGAGGAGATTGAAGTCGCGCGAGCCAACGCGGCGACGATTCAGACGCGCATCGCCGACGCGACGCTCAAGTCCCCGGTGACGGGCCGCGTCCTCTACCGCCTCGCCGAACCCGGCGAGGTGCTGTCGCCCGGCGGACCGGCTCTGACGCTCGTGAACCTGGAGGACGTCTTCATGGAGATCTTCCTGCCCGCGAGCGAGGCCGCCCGCGTGAAGATTGGCTCCGAGGCGCGCCTCACCGTCGACTTCGAGCCGGACCGTTCAATCCCTGGCTACGTGTCCTTCGTGTCACCCGAAGCGCAGTTCACGCCCAAGCAGGTGGAGACGAAGAGCGAGCGGGAGAAGCTGGTGTTCCGCTTGAAGCTCCAGGTCCCCCGGGAGCTGGCCAGCCGCTACGTCGAGCGCATCAAGACCGGCATTCGCGGCGTCGGCTACGTGAAGGTGGACCCTGAGGCCGCGTGGCCTTCCCGGCTGCAGAACGTCGTCACCGCGGAATCCGAACCCCACTAACCCGGCGACAAGGGAGGGCCTGGCCATGGTCTCATCCGCGTCTCCAGGGTCGCCAGCCGGCTCCAGCAGCCGGCTCGTGGTCTCCATCCAGGACGTGACCCACCGCTACGGCAAGGCCGTCGCGCTCGACGGCATCTCGCTCGACGTCCCCAGCGGCATCCGGGTGGGCATCGTGGGGCCTGACGGCGTGGGCAAGTCCACGCTGATGGCCCTGGTGGCGGGCGCCAAGAAGATGCAGCAGGGGCGCGTGATGGTTCTGGACGGGGACATCGCGGACGCCCGGCACCGGCGCGACGTGGGCCCGCGCATCGCGTACATGCCCCAGGGCCTGGGCAAGAACCTCTACCTGGAGCTCAGCGTCTACGACAACGTGGACTTCATGGCCCGGCTCTTCGGGCTGTCCCCCGAGGAGCGAAAGGTGCGCGTCCCGGAGCTGCTCGCGGCCACCGGGTTGGGAAAGTTCGCGGAGCGCCCCGCCGGCAAGCTCTCCGGCGGCATGAAGCAGAAGGTGGGGCTGTGCGGCGCGCTGGTGCACGACCCGGACCTGCTCATCCTCGATGAGCCCACCACCGGCGTGGATCCGCTCTCCCGTCGGCAGTTCTGGACCCTCATCGACGAGATTCGCGCCGGGCGCCCCGGCATGAGCGTCATCATCTCCACGGCGTACATGGACGAGGCGCAGCAGTGGGATTGGATCGTGGCCATGGACGCGGGCCGCGTGCTGGCGACGGGGACTCCCGCGGAGCTGATGGAGCGCACAGGCACCCAGGACCTGGAGAAGTGCTTCATCGCGCTGCTGCCCGAGGAGAAGCGCCGGGGCCACAAGGAGATCACCATCCCGCCACGTGCGCCGGGCAACGCGGAGCTGGCCATCGAGGCCCACGGGCTGACCCGCCGCTTCGGGACCTTCACCGCCGTCGACCACGTCACCCTGTCCATCGAGCGCGGTGAAATCTTCGGCTTCCTGGGCTCCAATGGCTGCGGCAAGTCCACGACCATGAAGATGCTGACCGGCCTGCTGCCTCCCACGGAGGGCACGGCGAAGCTCTTCGGCAGCTCCGTGGACGCAGGCAGCATGGAGGTGCGCAAGAACCTGGGCTACATGACGCAGTCGTTCTCGCTCTACGGCGAGCTGAGCGTTCAGCAGAACCTGGTCCTGCATGCCCGGCTCTACCACCTGCCTCCAGACAAGGCGAAGGCGCGCATCGAGGAGTTGGTCGAGCGGTTCGGGCTGGGCGCGCACCTGGAGGCGTTGGCCGGAGACCTGCCCATGGGCCTGCGTCAGCGGCTCTCGCTGGCCGTCGCCGTGCTGCACGGGCCGCAGATCCTCATCCTGGACGAGCCCACGTCGGGAGTGGACCCGGTCGCGCGGGACAGCTTCTGGGAGCTGTTGATCGACCTGTCTCGCAAGCAGGGCGTCACCATCTTCGTGACCACGCACTTCATGAACGAGGGGATGCGCTGCGACCGCATCTCCCTCATGAACGCGGGCAAGGTGCTGGCGGCGGACAGCCCCCAGAAGCTCATCGAGGCCCGGAACGCGGACAGCCTGGAGACCGCCTTCATCGGCTACATGGAAGACGCCATCGCGGAGAAGGCTCGCGCCGAGGGAAAGGACGAGACTCCCGCCCCCGCGCCCGAAGCCCCCCCACCCCCGCCCACGGCCGCGCCACGGGCGGACCGGGCCGGACTCCGGCTGCGTCTGGGCCGGATGCTCGCGTATGCCTCCAACGAGACCAGTCAGATTCTGCGCGACAAGGTCCGGCTGGCGTTCGCCTTCATCGGTTCCGCGGTGTTGATGCTCGTCTTCGGCTTCGGCATCACGACCGACGTCGAGAACATCCGCTATGCCGCGCTGGACATGGACCAGTCGCCGGAGAGTCGCGCGTATCTGGAACAGTTCAGCGCTGCGAAGCCCTACTTCGCCCCGACCCCGCCAGCCCCGTCCGCGGACGCGGCGCTCCGCCGGCTCCAGTCAGACGACGTCTCGGTGGTGCTGGAGATTCCGCCCCGCTTTGGTCTGAACCTCCGCCGGGGCTCCGGCCCCGAGGTGCTGGCGCAGGTGGACGGCGCCATGACCTTCCGTGGAGACACCGTGGAGCAGTACGTCCAGGGGGTCCACAACCGGATGCTCCGGGATCCCGCGAGCGGCTTCCACTCCGCCAGCGCGCAGAAGTCCACGGCCAACATCGAAGAGCGCTATCTCTACAACCCCACCTTCAAGAGCATCTACTCCATCGTGCCGAGCGTCCCGGCGCTGCTGTTGCTGCTCATCCCGGCCATCCTCATGACGGTCAGCATCGTGCGTGAGAAGGAGTTGGGGTCCATCATCAACTTCTATGTCACTCCCACGGGGCGGCTGGAGTACCTGCTTGGAAAGCAGCTGCCCTACGTGGTCATCGGCATGGCCAACTTCTTCATCCTGACCGCGCTGGCGCTGGTCGTCTTCGGCGTCCCCATGAAGGGCAGCTTCCTGATGTTGGTGGTCTGCGCGCTGTTCTACGTCATGGCGACGACAGGCATTGGGATGGTGACGTCCACCTTCACCGGCAGCCAGGTCGCGGCCGTCTTCGTCACGGCCATCCTGACCATCGTGCCGACCATCCAGTTCTCCGGCCTGTTGCAGCCGGTCTCCACGCTCCAGGGTGGGGCCAAGGTCGTCGGCTCCATCTGGCCGGCCACCTATTACATGCACGCCAGCCTGGGCGCCTTCACCAAGGGACTGGGCGCGGGCCTCATCATGAGGGACGTCGCCTTCCTGGCCGTGTGCGTCCCCCTCCTTCTGGCCATCAGCGTCCTCGGCCTGAGAAAGCAGGAGAAGTAGCAGTGAACTCGCTGCTGAACATCCTGTGGCTCGGGCTCAAGGAAATCCGCAGCCTGCTCAGCGACGCGGTGCTGGTCGTGTTCGTCGTCTATGCGTTCACCCTGGCCATCTACGTCCAGGCCACGGGGACCTCCAGCGAGGTGAACAACGCCTCGATTGCGTTCGTCGACGAGGACGGGTCCGCGTTGTCCAAGGAACTGCTCAACGCGTTCTATCCGCCCCGCTTCAAGTCGCCGGAGGTCATCACCGAGGATGCCATCCAGCCGGACATGGACCGGGGCCGGTTCATGTTCGTCGTGGTGATTCCGCCGCGCTTCGAGCACGACCTGCGCGCGGGGCGCAATCCGGACGTCCAGCTGAACATCGACGCGACCGCCATGCAGCAGGCGGGCATCGGCTCCGGCTACATCAAGAACATCCTCAACGACCGCATCTCGTCCTTCCTCAAGCGCACGGAGCAGACGGGACCGAAGCCCGTCAACCTCATCGTCCGCAAGCTCTTCAACCCCAACGGGGTGTCGTCCTGGTTCAAGAGCGTAGTGGCCATCATCAATCAAATCACCCTGCTGACGGTCGTCCTCACGGGCGCGGCGGTCATCCGCGAACGCGAGCACGGAACGCTGGAGCACCTGCTGGTGATGCCGCTGACCTCGTTCGAGATCGCCATGGCGAAGGTCTGGGCCAACGGCCTGGTGATTCTCGTCGCGACCGGGGCTTCGCTGTTCCTGGTCGTGCACCTGGTGCTGAAGGTGCCGTTCGCCGGCTCGGTGGTGCTGTGGTTCGTCGGCGTCGTGCTCTACCTGTTCTTCGCCACGGCGCTCGGCATCTTCCTGGGGACCATCTCCCGCTCGATGGCGCAGTTCGCGCTGCTCATCATCCTGGTGGTCCTGGTGTTGATGCTGCTTTCCGGCGGGAGCACGCCCGTGGAGAGCCAGCCGAAGTGGCTGCAATACGTCACGTACCTCCTGCCTGCCCGGCACTTCGTCAGCTTCTCGCAGGTCATCATCTACCGCGGCGGAGGGCTGTGGGCCGTCTGGCGCCAGTTCCTGATGGTGAGCGCGGTGGGCGTGGGCTTCTTCGTCTACAGCCTGGCGCTGTTCCGCAAGTCCATCGCGGTGAGCAAGTAGGGCCATCGGAGAGATGGAAGACGGGCCCGGGGAGGCCCTATCCTCCGGGCGATGAGACTGCTCCCCCGACTCCACCTCTTCGAGTTCCTCGACCAGTCGTGGCTGCCCGCGCCGCTGCGCCGTGGCGAGGTCGACTACCTGCACGTCGTGCTCGACAAGACGCGCCCCTACGACTCCGTGGCCCCGCAGCTGGCGGATCTGCTGCGCATGTCCGGCACGAACCGCATCATCGACCTGTGCTCGGGAACGGGAGGACCCTGGCGCACCCTGCTCCCAGCGCTGCGCCGTGTGCACGGTGAGGCGGAGGTGGTACTCACCGACCTCCACCCCACCCCGGTGCCGGAGCTGCCCGAGGGCGCGCAGTACCGCGACACCCCGGTCGACGTCATGCACATCCCGGAGGAGCTCACCGGGTTGCGCACCCTGTTCGAGGGATTGCACCACTTCCGCCCGAAGCAGGCGAAAGCCCTCCTCGCGGACGCCGCCACGCGCGGCGTTCCCATCGCGGCCTTCGAACTCACGCAGCGCTCGCTGCTGTACGTCCTCTTCCAAATCCTGCTCATCATCCCCCTGGTATGGGGCTTCACCCTGCTCATCCGTCCCAGGCGCTGGTGGCGGCTGGTCCTCACCTACCTGGTGCCCATCATCCCCCTGCTCATCCTCTGGGATGGCGTGGTGTCGTCGCTGCGGACCTACACGCCGGAAGACCTCGAGGAGCTGACGGAGGGGCTCGATAACGACGGGTACAAGTGGCACCACGGCGTTCACAAGGCGAACGGAATGACCATCACCTACCTCATCGGACTGCCTCGCCGCCGTCCGTGAGTCAGGCAACGCGTGACCAGGATGCCAGCGCTTCCGTGCCATCCTGCGTTCGCAGGTCAGACGGGCGTCCTTCCGCGCAGTACTGCTGCATGGGCCACTGCCCCACCGAGACCCGGCCCTATTGCGCGCCCAGCCCCAGCGCCTGCCTGTGGGGCGTCTACCGGTCTCCTTGATTCCGGACGTGGTAGGACTTGAGGGACCGTGTCAGGCCGGCGCGCCACGTCTCGTGTGAGCGGCGCCGGCCTGGATGGCCGCCCTGGCCATGCCTCGCCACCTGTCCCTTCATCCATGAGCCCATTGATGCGTCCCGTTCGTTTCGCCGTGGTCCTCGCGCTTGCTCTCCTTGGCGCCTGCAAGGAAGAAGCGCCGCTGCCTGCCCCTTCTCCTGATGACGAGAAGCCCGCGGAGCAGGTCCCTCCGGTATCGAGCGCGGCCCCCTTCCAGCCCTGTGGCGCCATCGGGGCCGGAGCCCTCGCGGCGTCCGCGCTTTCGCCGGATGGCTCGGTGCTGGCGGTGGCCACGCTGTCGGGGCAACTGGTGCTCTACCAGACCGCGGATGGGAGCCGGCTCCAGACGCTCTGGGAGCTGCCGGGCCAGCAGGTCCGCGTGGTGTTCTCGGAGGACGGAAGCCTGTTGGTGGCGGCTAATCAGACCCAGACGCGCATCTGGCGCTATCCGGACCTGACGCCGGTCCGGACCTTCGACCTTCCTCATTCCCACCGGACGACGGCCCTGGCGCTTTCACCGGATGGCGCGTTCCTCGCCACGGGAGGCTTCGACACGGCGGGGAGCGAAACCGCCAGCGTCCGCATCTGGAGCGTCGAGGATGGGAGCCTCCGGGGCTCCTTGCAGCGGAGCTACGAGCAGATCGTCCAATCCCTGGCCTTCTCACCCGATGGTGCGTCGCTGGCCGTCGCCACGCACCATTTCGTCTTCGTCGTCAGCGCCGCGGATGCCTCGGGACACAAGGCCTTTCCCGAGCTCTCCGGCGGGCAGCTTGGCTGGTCGAAGGACGGCTCGCTCCTGGCCTCCGGTGGCAAGGTGGCGCGGCTCGATACCGGGGCCCTGGTCAAGGACCTGGAACTGTCGACCACCCGCGATGCGAGCGCCTTCTCCCCGGATGGGCTCCTCTACGCCGACGCGCTGGGCCCGGAAGTGACGGTCTACCGGGTGGCGGACTGGTCGAAGGTCCGCACCTTCACCGAGCCGAACGCGTCCTATGTCAGCCGCCTCTCCTTCAGCCAGGACAGCACCCAGCTTGTCGTCGACCTGGGCGTAAGCGCCTTCTGGTGCAACGGCGTGGGCCAGCTGTGCGGCCCCTGGGGCAACGAGGTCCGCATCCATCCGGTCCTGGACCTGGCCACGGCGCGGACGGTCTCCCTGGGGCCGGTGATGCGCGACCAGGTGGTCTTCTCTCCGGACGGCTCGCTCCTGGCGGGCACCGGGAATGGAGTGATGGGCATCTGGCGGACCCGGGATCTGCACCAGGTGGCGACCTCCAACATCTCATCCCCCGGATACCTTCAGTTCAGCTCCGACCAGAGCCGACTCCGCGCGAACAACGTCATCTACGACACAGCCACGGGCAAGGGGCTCCAGGCGTTCCAGGGCCAAGCCCTCTCACCGGACTTCAAGATCTCCGCTGGCCGTGAGGATGACCGCATCCGCCTGCGCAATGTCATCACGAACGAACCGGTCAAGACCTTCGAGGTGGACGCGTATGTGATTGGCTTCTCGCCAGACGGCCGGTTCCTCGCGATCACCAACTATGACAGCCGCAACCGCATCCAGCTGCTCGACGTCGCCGACGGGACGGTGCGCCATGCCTTTGAACTGGACTTCAATCAGGGCGGCTCGCGGCTGGACTACTCCCCTGACGGACGGTGGGTGACCCTCACGGCCCCATACGACGGCTTCGCCTCGACGGAGGTCCGTGGCCTCGGAACAGCGTTTAGCAGGTCGCTCCCGGCGAGCTTCGCCGCGGTGTTCTCGCCGGACAGCACCGTGCTCGCCACCGGAGGCGTTGAACCCGAGGTGCGAATCCTGACGACGACGGACTTCAGGCTTCGTGAGCGATTGGTGGGGCACGGGACGTATCTCGGGGGGGAGCAGTGGCCCCGGGCCATCGTCGGCGCCGCCTTCGCACGAACGGGCCAGCTCGCGACCCTGGGCGCGGACCGCACGGTCCGGTTCTGGTGCTCGAACTGACACCCCAGAAAACAAGCAGGAACACTCCCACCTCCTTGGGGTGCCCATTGGAATGCAAAACCTCGCTCCCTACCCTCCGCACTTCGTGGACCGGGAGGCGTGGACATGCATGCGAGGAATTGGGGTGCCCTGCTGTGGTTCAGTCTGGCAGGGGTGGGCTGTGGGGGACTGCCGGAGGCGGTGGAGGACGGCGCCCGCGAGGTGACCGCCCAGGCGTGTCCCCCTGGAGTGGCGGCCCGGGTGGCGGCCATCACGCCCCCGGGCTCCTCGGGCTTCATGGGGGAGCTCACGAACGTCCAGGGCACGCTCTTCTTC is from Corallococcus exiguus and encodes:
- a CDS encoding PQQ-dependent sugar dehydrogenase, translating into MNVRHLLAGVLVTVTACGEKPENDPELQTQTAAVVAGSRLVSTQSGRCLDVAQNSQTAGQELHIYDCHSQDNQRFLFTPEGELRAFGGSWCVQPETSSSGARAVIAACNGTANQRWVRNTAGAVIHTATSLCLDVSGQATANSSKVIVWTCNAQTNQQWSLPADTQAPTVPTGLALSNVTCNSATLSWSPSTDNQGVAFYDVYHDGQLMKSVSGATVSTGLTVVPGVTWGLYVNARDAVGNVSQGSATLSITPPQCQADTQAPSIPTGVTAAASGTSVTVNWTASTDNVGVRAYDVFRGGVQIGSVAGSPPGTTFVDSGLSANTAYTYAVLARDAQANASAQSASVTVTTGQACANAVCSVIQVATDTDIPWGLVNLPDGTVLYGRRDAQNIVRLDPATGQKTSVGTVPNVQSTDGEGGLMGLALSPNFSTDRWLYVMHTSPTDNRIVRLRYENGALNTASLQVLLQGIGRNKFHNGGRLRFGPDGKLYASTGDAQNGAYAQDLNNLAGKVLRLNADGTVPSDNPFGNYVWSYGHRNPQGLAFDSQGRLWEQEFGNSVMDETNLIQKGGNYGWPNCEGTVSQGGSGCATAGYIAPKQTYPTADGSCSGIAVVRDVLYVACARGTRLYREVISGTNLTNVQQFFVGTYGRLRTVEPTPDGNLWMTTTNQGDKDSIPDNSNERIFRVVLGQ
- the ppk2 gene encoding polyphosphate kinase 2, with amino-acid sequence MAQDTPKEPLKRKAYTKELRKLQSQLCQLQEWVQQTQMRVIVVFEGRDAAGKGGTIRAITERVSPRVFRVVALPAPSSREKTQMYLQRYVPHFPAGGEIVIFDRSWYNRAGVEPVMGFCTPEEHERFLMGCPVFEQYMVDSGILLLKIWLEVGKEEQARRFAARIDDPLRQWKLSPMDIKSWKRWYDYSKARDQMLAATDTPFAPWHILRSDNKKKARLNCIRFLLEKIPYEKVKRAKVKLPPRSKQGEYDDGASLKGRNFIPERY
- a CDS encoding efflux transporter outer membrane subunit, with product MRGTASAMQGMKPGLAPFVGTVPLLGVLAALSGCAVGPDFKKPEAAVAKEWRTQGDPRLSTQAAVDTQWWKSFGDPSLDRLVELAARQNLPLQISGLRIVEARAQLAILTGRQYPQVQALSASGAAVGRSENSAAANPINLQNLGSIDRHFLEYQLGFDALWEVDFWGKYRRGVEAGAAGLLGSVADYQSSLVSLTAEVARTYVLVRTYEVLIEQARENVRIQEEGYRIAESRFSNGVTSELDVTQASTLLESTRATIPQLEAGLEQARNAMSTLLGQPTGEVEALLAGPKQIPVAPATVALGMPAEILRRRPDVRSAELYAAAQCARIGIAEAELYPSFSLFGSVGLQASTSAAASGNLFSLGSLFYSVGPRIVFPFLNYGRLKNGVRVEDARFQQLLVNYRHTVLKAAQEVADALTGFIHAQQAMTFQQAAVKSAQRSVELALVQYREGAVDYQRVLDAQRSLLEQQNNLAQTSSSIATNLVALYKALGGGWEVRRDQPIVPEPMQAEMEQRTHWGDMLSKPRTQETKTVSQPVKP
- a CDS encoding HlyD family secretion protein, with protein sequence MPWKPKGKYKWVIGLVALAIIAFIGFKYWKGKKSALPEGIVSGNGRIESKLADVSAKEPLRVREVLVNEGDLVKPGQVLVRLDTTTLESSLAEANANVAATQEKLAVAEAGIVKQKSEIQLATIEAERSRRLVAQGAGSQRDVDVRASQLETTRASLAEAEATLKTSREEIEVARANAATIQTRIADATLKSPVTGRVLYRLAEPGEVLSPGGPALTLVNLEDVFMEIFLPASEAARVKIGSEARLTVDFEPDRSIPGYVSFVSPEAQFTPKQVETKSEREKLVFRLKLQVPRELASRYVERIKTGIRGVGYVKVDPEAAWPSRLQNVVTAESEPH
- the rbbA gene encoding ribosome-associated ATPase/putative transporter RbbA, with the translated sequence MVSSASPGSPAGSSSRLVVSIQDVTHRYGKAVALDGISLDVPSGIRVGIVGPDGVGKSTLMALVAGAKKMQQGRVMVLDGDIADARHRRDVGPRIAYMPQGLGKNLYLELSVYDNVDFMARLFGLSPEERKVRVPELLAATGLGKFAERPAGKLSGGMKQKVGLCGALVHDPDLLILDEPTTGVDPLSRRQFWTLIDEIRAGRPGMSVIISTAYMDEAQQWDWIVAMDAGRVLATGTPAELMERTGTQDLEKCFIALLPEEKRRGHKEITIPPRAPGNAELAIEAHGLTRRFGTFTAVDHVTLSIERGEIFGFLGSNGCGKSTTMKMLTGLLPPTEGTAKLFGSSVDAGSMEVRKNLGYMTQSFSLYGELSVQQNLVLHARLYHLPPDKAKARIEELVERFGLGAHLEALAGDLPMGLRQRLSLAVAVLHGPQILILDEPTSGVDPVARDSFWELLIDLSRKQGVTIFVTTHFMNEGMRCDRISLMNAGKVLAADSPQKLIEARNADSLETAFIGYMEDAIAEKARAEGKDETPAPAPEAPPPPPTAAPRADRAGLRLRLGRMLAYASNETSQILRDKVRLAFAFIGSAVLMLVFGFGITTDVENIRYAALDMDQSPESRAYLEQFSAAKPYFAPTPPAPSADAALRRLQSDDVSVVLEIPPRFGLNLRRGSGPEVLAQVDGAMTFRGDTVEQYVQGVHNRMLRDPASGFHSASAQKSTANIEERYLYNPTFKSIYSIVPSVPALLLLLIPAILMTVSIVREKELGSIINFYVTPTGRLEYLLGKQLPYVVIGMANFFILTALALVVFGVPMKGSFLMLVVCALFYVMATTGIGMVTSTFTGSQVAAVFVTAILTIVPTIQFSGLLQPVSTLQGGAKVVGSIWPATYYMHASLGAFTKGLGAGLIMRDVAFLAVCVPLLLAISVLGLRKQEK